From Populus trichocarpa isolate Nisqually-1 chromosome 19, P.trichocarpa_v4.1, whole genome shotgun sequence, a single genomic window includes:
- the LOC7465944 gene encoding peroxisome biogenesis protein 12 isoform X4 produces the protein MLFQVGGQGTRPTFFEMAAAQQLPASLRAALTYSIGVLALRRPFLHKVLDHEDEFFSLLMLVLETHSLRTTDASFSESLYGLRRRTVKIRVKKEDVRPNSGDGIQHSGLEKHQRILSVVFLVVLPYFKSKLYSIYNKEREARLQASLWGNGDETVEDAEYFSGGEASLVSRETTIRARLMKKIQKILFVCYPWLHASNEGMSFAYQLLYLLDATGFYSLGLHALGIHVCRATGQELMDTTSRISKIRSNERERLHGPPWLKMMEWWYQSAEERMSAPTVYPPPPPPPAPKVAKEGIPLPPDRTICPLCSQKRANPSVVTISGFVFCYACIFKYLSQYNRCPVTLMPANVDQIRRLFHDM, from the exons atgttgtTTCAAGTAGGAGGACAAGGGACACGACCCACCTTCTTCGAGATGGCTGCTGCTCAACAACTCCCTGCCAGTCTCCGTGCTGCCCTTACCTACTCCATCGGT GTATTGGCATTAAGAAGACCATTCCTGCATAAGGTGTTGGACCATGAAGATGAATTCTTTTCATTGCTTATGTTGGTCCTTGAGACTCATAGCTTGCGGACTACAG ATGCTTCTTTTTCTGAATCCCTATATGGATTGCGAAGAAGGACGGTGAAGATAAGAGTAAAGAAGGAAGATGTGCGTCCAAACTCAGGGGATGGAATTCAGCACTCAGGGTTAGAAAAGCACCAAAGAATTCTTTCAGTTGTATTTTTG GTTGTGTTGCCTTATTTTAAGTCAAAATTGTATTCAATATATAACAAAGAAAGGGAAGCCAGGCTTCAAGCAAGTTTGTGGGGAAATGGTGATGAAACAGTTGAAGATGCTGAATATTTTAGTGGAGGGGAGGCTTCTCTTGTTTCTAGAGAAACAACAATTAGAGCACgtttgatgaagaaaattcagaaaattttgtttgtttgctacCCTTGGCTGCATGCTAGTAATGAAG GAATGTCATTTGCTTATCAGCTCTTATATTTGCTGGATGCTACTGGGTTCTATTCGTTAGGACTACATGCACTTGGGATTCATGTTTGTCGAGCTACAGGGCAAGAGCTG ATGGACACTACTTCTAGAATTTCAAAGATACGAAGCAATGAACGCGAGAGACTTCATGGCCCCCCATGGTTGAAg ATGATGGAGTGGTGGTACCAATCTGCTGAGGAGAGAATGTCAGCTCCAACAGTGTATCCCCCACCCCCACCACCTCCAGCCCCGAAG GTTGCCAAAGAGGGGATTCCACTGCCACCCGATAGAACAATCTGCCCGTTGTGCTCCCAAAAGCGTGCAAACCCTTCGGTTGTTACAATCTCAGGATTTGTTTTCTGTTATGCTTGCATATTCAAATATCTATCTCAG TATAACCGCTGCCCAGTCACATTGATGCCAGCAAACGTTGATCAGATAAGGAGGTTGTTCCATGATATGTAG
- the LOC7465944 gene encoding peroxisome biogenesis protein 12 isoform X1, producing MLFQVGGQGTRPTFFEMAAAQQLPASLRAALTYSIGVLALRRPFLHKVLDHEDEFFSLLMLVLETHSLRTTDASFSESLYGLRRRTVKIRVKKEDVRPNSGDGIQHSGLEKHQRILSVVFLVVLPYFKSKLYSIYNKEREARLQASLWGNGDETVEDAEYFSGGEASLVSRETTIRARLMKKIQKILFVCYPWLHASNEGMSFAYQLLYLLDATGFYSLGLHALGIHVCRATGQELMDTTSRISKIRSNERERLHGPPWLKALQGALLSCGYTMLDYAQTGLIAAVFIFKMMEWWYQSAEERMSAPTVYPPPPPPPAPKVRKELFSLGFHSGVAKEGIPLPPDRTICPLCSQKRANPSVVTISGFVFCYACIFKYLSQYNRCPVTLMPANVDQIRRLFHDM from the exons atgttgtTTCAAGTAGGAGGACAAGGGACACGACCCACCTTCTTCGAGATGGCTGCTGCTCAACAACTCCCTGCCAGTCTCCGTGCTGCCCTTACCTACTCCATCGGT GTATTGGCATTAAGAAGACCATTCCTGCATAAGGTGTTGGACCATGAAGATGAATTCTTTTCATTGCTTATGTTGGTCCTTGAGACTCATAGCTTGCGGACTACAG ATGCTTCTTTTTCTGAATCCCTATATGGATTGCGAAGAAGGACGGTGAAGATAAGAGTAAAGAAGGAAGATGTGCGTCCAAACTCAGGGGATGGAATTCAGCACTCAGGGTTAGAAAAGCACCAAAGAATTCTTTCAGTTGTATTTTTG GTTGTGTTGCCTTATTTTAAGTCAAAATTGTATTCAATATATAACAAAGAAAGGGAAGCCAGGCTTCAAGCAAGTTTGTGGGGAAATGGTGATGAAACAGTTGAAGATGCTGAATATTTTAGTGGAGGGGAGGCTTCTCTTGTTTCTAGAGAAACAACAATTAGAGCACgtttgatgaagaaaattcagaaaattttgtttgtttgctacCCTTGGCTGCATGCTAGTAATGAAG GAATGTCATTTGCTTATCAGCTCTTATATTTGCTGGATGCTACTGGGTTCTATTCGTTAGGACTACATGCACTTGGGATTCATGTTTGTCGAGCTACAGGGCAAGAGCTG ATGGACACTACTTCTAGAATTTCAAAGATACGAAGCAATGAACGCGAGAGACTTCATGGCCCCCCATGGTTGAAg GCGTTACAAGGAGCATTGCTAAGCTGCGGATATACAATGCTTGACTATGCACAAACTGGCTTGATTGCAGCAGTGTTCATCTTTAAA ATGATGGAGTGGTGGTACCAATCTGCTGAGGAGAGAATGTCAGCTCCAACAGTGTATCCCCCACCCCCACCACCTCCAGCCCCGAAGGTGAGAAAGGAGCTTTTCAGTCTTGGATTTCATAGCGGG GTTGCCAAAGAGGGGATTCCACTGCCACCCGATAGAACAATCTGCCCGTTGTGCTCCCAAAAGCGTGCAAACCCTTCGGTTGTTACAATCTCAGGATTTGTTTTCTGTTATGCTTGCATATTCAAATATCTATCTCAG TATAACCGCTGCCCAGTCACATTGATGCCAGCAAACGTTGATCAGATAAGGAGGTTGTTCCATGATATGTAG
- the LOC7465944 gene encoding peroxisome biogenesis protein 12 isoform X2, protein MLFQVGGQGTRPTFFEMAAAQQLPASLRAALTYSIGVLALRRPFLHKVLDHEDEFFSLLMLVLETHSLRTTDASFSESLYGLRRRTVKIRVKKEDVRPNSGDGIQHSGLEKHQRILSVVFLVVLPYFKSKLYSIYNKEREARLQASLWGNGDETVEDAEYFSGGEASLVSRETTIRARLMKKIQKILFVCYPWLHASNEGMSFAYQLLYLLDATGFYSLGLHALGIHVCRATGQELMDTTSRISKIRSNERERLHGPPWLKALQGALLSCGYTMLDYAQTGLIAAVFIFKMMEWWYQSAEERMSAPTVYPPPPPPPAPKVAKEGIPLPPDRTICPLCSQKRANPSVVTISGFVFCYACIFKYLSQYNRCPVTLMPANVDQIRRLFHDM, encoded by the exons atgttgtTTCAAGTAGGAGGACAAGGGACACGACCCACCTTCTTCGAGATGGCTGCTGCTCAACAACTCCCTGCCAGTCTCCGTGCTGCCCTTACCTACTCCATCGGT GTATTGGCATTAAGAAGACCATTCCTGCATAAGGTGTTGGACCATGAAGATGAATTCTTTTCATTGCTTATGTTGGTCCTTGAGACTCATAGCTTGCGGACTACAG ATGCTTCTTTTTCTGAATCCCTATATGGATTGCGAAGAAGGACGGTGAAGATAAGAGTAAAGAAGGAAGATGTGCGTCCAAACTCAGGGGATGGAATTCAGCACTCAGGGTTAGAAAAGCACCAAAGAATTCTTTCAGTTGTATTTTTG GTTGTGTTGCCTTATTTTAAGTCAAAATTGTATTCAATATATAACAAAGAAAGGGAAGCCAGGCTTCAAGCAAGTTTGTGGGGAAATGGTGATGAAACAGTTGAAGATGCTGAATATTTTAGTGGAGGGGAGGCTTCTCTTGTTTCTAGAGAAACAACAATTAGAGCACgtttgatgaagaaaattcagaaaattttgtttgtttgctacCCTTGGCTGCATGCTAGTAATGAAG GAATGTCATTTGCTTATCAGCTCTTATATTTGCTGGATGCTACTGGGTTCTATTCGTTAGGACTACATGCACTTGGGATTCATGTTTGTCGAGCTACAGGGCAAGAGCTG ATGGACACTACTTCTAGAATTTCAAAGATACGAAGCAATGAACGCGAGAGACTTCATGGCCCCCCATGGTTGAAg GCGTTACAAGGAGCATTGCTAAGCTGCGGATATACAATGCTTGACTATGCACAAACTGGCTTGATTGCAGCAGTGTTCATCTTTAAA ATGATGGAGTGGTGGTACCAATCTGCTGAGGAGAGAATGTCAGCTCCAACAGTGTATCCCCCACCCCCACCACCTCCAGCCCCGAAG GTTGCCAAAGAGGGGATTCCACTGCCACCCGATAGAACAATCTGCCCGTTGTGCTCCCAAAAGCGTGCAAACCCTTCGGTTGTTACAATCTCAGGATTTGTTTTCTGTTATGCTTGCATATTCAAATATCTATCTCAG TATAACCGCTGCCCAGTCACATTGATGCCAGCAAACGTTGATCAGATAAGGAGGTTGTTCCATGATATGTAG
- the LOC7465944 gene encoding peroxisome biogenesis protein 12 isoform X3, with the protein MLFQVGGQGTRPTFFEMAAAQQLPASLRAALTYSIGVLALRRPFLHKVLDHEDEFFSLLMLVLETHSLRTTDASFSESLYGLRRRTVKIRVKKEDVRPNSGDGIQHSGLEKHQRILSVVFLVVLPYFKSKLYSIYNKEREARLQASLWGNGDETVEDAEYFSGGEASLVSRETTIRARLMKKIQKILFVCYPWLHASNEGMSFAYQLLYLLDATGFYSLGLHALGIHVCRATGQELMDTTSRISKIRSNERERLHGPPWLKMMEWWYQSAEERMSAPTVYPPPPPPPAPKVRKELFSLGFHSGVAKEGIPLPPDRTICPLCSQKRANPSVVTISGFVFCYACIFKYLSQYNRCPVTLMPANVDQIRRLFHDM; encoded by the exons atgttgtTTCAAGTAGGAGGACAAGGGACACGACCCACCTTCTTCGAGATGGCTGCTGCTCAACAACTCCCTGCCAGTCTCCGTGCTGCCCTTACCTACTCCATCGGT GTATTGGCATTAAGAAGACCATTCCTGCATAAGGTGTTGGACCATGAAGATGAATTCTTTTCATTGCTTATGTTGGTCCTTGAGACTCATAGCTTGCGGACTACAG ATGCTTCTTTTTCTGAATCCCTATATGGATTGCGAAGAAGGACGGTGAAGATAAGAGTAAAGAAGGAAGATGTGCGTCCAAACTCAGGGGATGGAATTCAGCACTCAGGGTTAGAAAAGCACCAAAGAATTCTTTCAGTTGTATTTTTG GTTGTGTTGCCTTATTTTAAGTCAAAATTGTATTCAATATATAACAAAGAAAGGGAAGCCAGGCTTCAAGCAAGTTTGTGGGGAAATGGTGATGAAACAGTTGAAGATGCTGAATATTTTAGTGGAGGGGAGGCTTCTCTTGTTTCTAGAGAAACAACAATTAGAGCACgtttgatgaagaaaattcagaaaattttgtttgtttgctacCCTTGGCTGCATGCTAGTAATGAAG GAATGTCATTTGCTTATCAGCTCTTATATTTGCTGGATGCTACTGGGTTCTATTCGTTAGGACTACATGCACTTGGGATTCATGTTTGTCGAGCTACAGGGCAAGAGCTG ATGGACACTACTTCTAGAATTTCAAAGATACGAAGCAATGAACGCGAGAGACTTCATGGCCCCCCATGGTTGAAg ATGATGGAGTGGTGGTACCAATCTGCTGAGGAGAGAATGTCAGCTCCAACAGTGTATCCCCCACCCCCACCACCTCCAGCCCCGAAGGTGAGAAAGGAGCTTTTCAGTCTTGGATTTCATAGCGGG GTTGCCAAAGAGGGGATTCCACTGCCACCCGATAGAACAATCTGCCCGTTGTGCTCCCAAAAGCGTGCAAACCCTTCGGTTGTTACAATCTCAGGATTTGTTTTCTGTTATGCTTGCATATTCAAATATCTATCTCAG TATAACCGCTGCCCAGTCACATTGATGCCAGCAAACGTTGATCAGATAAGGAGGTTGTTCCATGATATGTAG
- the LOC7465945 gene encoding uncharacterized protein LOC7465945, with product MEVGQFSHESHGHALTFYEESEEKLKKIAKLSGEEIGSPLCYGCFETIHGPAYFCEICGDFWLHKSCFELPSELPKHSLHSIHPLTLIVRPPSLAGFFVCDGCRDMSPGFAFHCKACRFNLDVKCAISTDGEDLRSRKGVKNTEIPYFGDEHLLVSFNAKQEVEKTCTGCQLLLSGPAYGCLDCEFYLHESCKDMPSEIQHPYHPPHPLRAQVAEYGSECDACHMPIRKVFYRCSECDFNLHILCANKSLQVASSLKHKGHEHNLYYFVASYFNEYSVCNTCRKVCKGSYYLCLECKYYVHLDCIPLPRVVENDCHSRYHSHYLTLKDCFVEDDSGQYYCEFCEKKRDPTYPVYYCDQCPDRHPYLAHIECLMSELMEAELNSARTSAKMVDDGDVKGDTKCLALVKYTTIPPENQIKLKGFRHEHILVPDNEESDARRTYCSWCDGKIFGPGYICQECSGNWHISCAKSPPKKTHFLHSQHTLTMLYPHYFKYFICDGCREFCHDVAGYHCYECRFFLDMKCASLPDDQCEQLKKTESKTIYFCHKHKLTRANCAKGIKEKCKVCQVRISGATYCCINCNFFLHESCLETPQEIQHQYHLQHPLLGRDFDGNPKNCRACNLQIWDIAYYCDICEFALHFTCATYLTSTLKHEFHHEHTLFSFVAWDLGDQGFIQSLEPQPSKGNFCCETCGNDCTDSFYRCVECNINRHLECIPLPFKVQHEDHSDPLTLMENVVEDDYGEYYCEICRDKRNPNHPVYCCKMCKDNWFIAHIGCVIKEGDTLLEILEWWNKDFGSDYEETSSKEDDGTSLASHSDLESYAMGEHNTEVSGITELD from the exons aTGGAGGTTGGACAGTTCAGCCATGAGTCCCATGGCCATGCGTTGACTTTTTATGAGGAGAGTGAGGAGAAGCTTAAGAAGATTGCCAAGCTATCCGGGGAGGAGATTGGATCTCCCTTATGCTATGGTTGCTTTGAAACCATTCATGGTCCAGCCTATTTTTGTGAAATTTGTGGTGACTTTTGGCTGCACAAATCATGCTTTGAATTGCCCTCTGAGCTACCGAAGCATTCTCTTCACTCAATTCATCCTCTCACCCTCATTGTTAGACCTCCTAGCTTAGCTGGGTTCTTTGTCTGTGATGGATGTAGAGATATGTCTCCTGGCTTTGCCTTCCACTGCAAAGCATGCCGGTTCAATCTTGATGTCAAATGTGCGATTTCAACTGACGGCGAGGATCTGAGATCAAGAAAAGGTGTGAAAAATACCGAGATTCCCTACTTCGGTGATGAGCACCTGCTAGTTTCCTTCAATGCCAAGCAGGAAGTTGAAAAAACTTGTACTGGATGCCAACTGCTCCTTTCAGGTCCTGCCTACGGTTGCTTGGACTGTGAATTCTACCTCCATGAATCATGTAAAGATATGCCATCGGAAATACAACATCCATACCACCCTCCGCACCCTCTCCGTGCTCAAGTTGCTGAATATGGCTCAGAATGTGATGCCTGTCACATGCCAATTAGGAAGGTTTTTTATCGATGTTCTGAATGCGACTTCAATCTGCATATTCTATGTGCTAACAAGTCTCTACAGGTAGCATCTTCCTTAAAACACAAGGGCCATGAGCacaatctctattattttgtgGCGAGCTATTTCAACGAGTATTCTGTATGCAACACTTGCCGCAAGGTTTGCAAGGGCTCCTACTATCTCTGTCTAGAATGCAAATATTATGTTCATCTGGACTGCATTCCTTTACCGCGTGTTGTTGAGAATGATTGCCACTCCCGCTACCATTCCCATTACCTCACCCTCAAGGATTGCTTTGTTGAAGACGACTCGGGCCAGTATTACTGTgagttttgtgagaaaaaaaggGATCCAACGTATCCTGTTTACTACTGTGATCAATGCCCTGATCGCCATCCATATCTCGCTCATATTGAATGCCTGATGTCGGAG TTAATGGAAGCAGAGCTCAACTCTGCGAGGACCTCTGCCAAGATGGTTGATGATGGAGATGTAAAGGGTGATACGAAGTGCCTTGCTCTCGTCAAGTACACAACTATCCCACCTGAGAATCAAATTAAG CTTAAAGGTTTCAGGCATGAGCATATCCTGGTCCCTGACAATGAGGAATCAGATGCAAGGAGAACTTACTGTTCTTGGTGCGATGGCAAGATTTTTGGTCCAGGCTATATCTGTCAAGAATGTTCGGGAAACTGGCATATATCATGCGCTAAATCGCCCCCTAAAAAGACACACTTTCTTCACTCACAGCACACCCTAACCATGCtttatcctcattattttaagtACTTTATATGCGATGGCTGTAGAGAATTTTGCCATGATGTTGCTGGTTATCATTGCTATGAGTGCCGCTTCTTCCTTGATATGAAATGTGCTTCTCTACCTGATGATCAGTGCGAGCAATTGAAGAAGACAGAAagcaaaactatatatttttgcCACAAGCATAAATTAACAAGAGCCAACTGTGCAAAAGGAATTAAAGAGAAATGCAAGGTCTGTCAGGTCCGTATCTCCGGTGCAACATATTGCTGCATTAACTGCAACTTCTTCCTTCATGAATCCTGCCTCGAAACACCACAAGAAATACAACACCAGTATCACCTGCAGCACCCCCTTCTTGGTCGGGACTTTGATGGAAATCCAAAAAACTGCAGAGCCTGCAATCTGCAAATTTGGGATATTGCCTATTACTGTGATATCTGCGAATTTGCTCTCCATTTTACATGTGCTACTTACTTAACTTCCACTCTCAAACATGAGTTCCACCATGAGCACACACTCTTTTCCTTCGTAGCATGGGATCTAGGGGATCAGGGCTTTATCCAGTCGCTAGAACCACAACCTTCAAAAGGCAATTTTTGTTGCGAGACCTGTGGAAATGATTGCACTGATTCCTTCTATCGTTGTGTTGAATGCAACATTAATCGACATCTTGAGTGCATTCCATTGCCATTTAAAGTTCAGCATGAAGACCATTCGGATCCTCTTACTCTCATGGAAAATGTAGTCGAAGATGATTATGGAGAATATTACTGTGAGATTTGCCGGGATAAAAGGAACCCAAATCATCCTGTTTATTGCTGCAAGATGTGTAAGGATAACTGGTTCATTGCTCATATTGGATGCGTGATTAAAGAG GGAGACACTTTATTAGAAATACTGGAATGGTGGAATAAAGATTTCGGATCAGACTATGAGGAGACCTCTAGCAAGGAGGATGATGGGACTTCCCTTGCCAGTCATTCTGATCTAGAGAGTTATGCAATGGGAGAGCATAATACGGAAGTCTCTGGAATTACTGAACTTGATTAA